The segment ATTGAACAAGGATACTACTCTTAGTGCTCTGTGCAAATTTGGGGTGACATTTCACAATCTCTTCTTAAATTATTCGGCTTCTTGGTTGACTAAGGTTTGATAAGACTGGTGTTGAAGGGGCAATTGCACTTGCACAATTGTTCCTTCAGGCTCAGAAGAAGTAATACTCAGACTTCCGAGATGAGCTTCGACAATGCGTTTGACGATCGCGAGTCCCAATCCAGTGCCCTCCGCTTTTGTCGAGTAAAACGGCTGTGTTAATTTTGGTAGACTATCAAGCGCGATCGGATCACCCCCATTCTGGATTGAGAGACAAAGCTGCTCTGGCAACAAGCTCATTGTCCATAGAATTGTTGAACCAGGATCAACCGCTTCACAAGCATTGCGGATCAGATTAATGAAAACTTGTTTGAGTTTGGCTGCATCACCCAAGATATAAATTGGTGAATCCCAAGGAACAAAGACAATCCTCCGTTCTTGCGCTTGGGGCATAGATTGCAACAGCATCAGTAAGACTTGAACAAAAGCATTGATCTCGATTTCAGCGAGCTGCAACACTTGAGGTTTGGAGTAAAGTAGAATCTCATCGAGTAAATTTGCTAATCGCTCTGCTTCATTGGTTGTTAGTGACAATCGCGCTTGAGCCGATGCGGGTCAGTCAAGCTTTGAAAAATGATTTAATCCAAGCTGAACGGTTGTGAGTGGATTGCAAATTTCATGCACAATCATCGCAGCAAACTCTCCGATCGCGGCGAGTCGCTCTTGCTCGATCAATTTTGCTTGTGCGGCGCGGAGTTCGATCGTGCGTTTGATCATTTCTGCTTCGAGCAGTTCATTAAACTGCTGTTGTTGTTGATAGAGGCGATAGTTATCGATCGCCGTTGCTGCTCGTTCGGCAAAGAGTTCGACAGAGGCGATGAGATCTTGACTATACTGGTGATGTTGCTGACTAAACGAACAAATTGTCCCCACAATCTCGCCCGGAACCGTCCGAAGGGGAACACCTAGATAACAAAAATAGGTCTCTAGCAGTGCTTCACACCCAGCATCTTCGATCAGAAAAGGCTCGCCACTTTACATAACTCTTTCCGCGAGCGTGCCATATAGCGAAACTTCAGCCTCAGTCTCGATTTCTAGACTGCTCGCAATCACCTGAATCGTATTGCCTTCGCAGAGCGCCACGATTGTCCAATCAGAATCGAGGAGTTGGTTGACTGCACGGGTAATTTCATGCAGATAGCTGCTTAAATCATGAGCACGATAGCTTAAAGTCGTCAAAGAATCCAGAATGCTCTGCTTTTGATCGACGTGTTGCATCCTCTGCTGGTTGATCATGCGCTCTCATCACTTAGGAAATATTCTTTCGTCTGTTTTAACGAGAATAGGCGGTAATTTTCTGCCTGTCTTTGATTCAAATCAATTTTGCAGCATTCTTTATTCTTTAGATTATTTTAAGTTGACTACAGCTTATTCGAGGAGTGTAATTCGACGTTTTTCCCGTAAAATAACCTCTTCGATCTCTAATTGAGTCAGAGTACGCGATAATACTTCCGGACTGATCCCCAAATCATAGGCAATGCTCTTCAAAGGCTGCTTTAAGAGGACAGAGTTTTGATCCGTTGGCATCACAAACCGTAAATAATGCAAGACCCGTTCTCGTGCTGACCGAATTCCACGGACTTCTAGCATTGTTTTTGTCAAGTGCAATCGATACGCCATTTGTGCCATAAACGCGATCGCAAGATCCGAATCTTGTTGCAGTGCTTTCAGAAAGGCTTGTTTCGGAAAAACTAAAACCTGAGTGAGTTCTTCCGCGATCGCAGTGCAAGCATAAGTCTCAATGAATAGTACCAACTCTGCACAAAGTTCACCGGGATTGACTTGGTAGTGATTTACAATCTGCCCACTTTCGGTGTAATGCAGTAACCGAATCCGTCCAAACTGAATCACAAATACTGTGTCAGCAGGTTCACCTTTATGAAAGAGCGCCTGACCTATCGTCAAGGTTTGCTGAGTGACGACGGTCTGTAAGGCGGTAGGAAGTTGGTCAAAATTTGAGAAGTTCATATCTTTAAGAGAAACGGTAATCTTCTAATCCCTAGGTCAACCGGGATATACGACTGCAATTTGCCTAGTATCCACTACTTGCTTTAACGGTTGATGAGAGATGACTTTATACACGCTGAGAAACCCTAAACTGTGAGTCCTCATCTTTTAAGCACAACATAGTTTCCTCATGCTCGTAGTAACCTTCCTACAAGCTCTATCTCTCAGCTAACCTTAATCTCGCTCTCAGGTTTTCTAGAGCTTCATACAGCATTATCTAGTTAGGCAATTCAACACTCGACTGAACTCAATCGTATCCAACCACTTTTTATCCAGGGCAATTCTTATGAAACGCTTTGTCTTAGTTGGTCTATCCTCGATCGCACTTTCAGTAGCCACATTTCTTCCTGCTACTGCTACCGCTCCTCTGGTGAGACCCTAGAACAATCAGATGTTTTTTAGCTTCAATTCCCCTTTTATCAGTAGTTCCGAAATTCGAGGTGAAAATCATCTGATCCGTGTGATGGTTTTAGGAATGTCATTGCAAGATGTGATGGTTCTCGTTCCTCCTCAAATGGCGAAGTTTCGGAGCATCACTGTGGCTGATGAAACAGGTAAAATGATTCCTGCAAAAATTGAGAGAGTTGATAGAAGAGTAGCAGTCGTGTTCAATCAGCCCGTAATTTCAGGAAAAACAATCGAGATTAATTTCTCTGATACCGATATCACCATGGAAGAAGGCGAAATTTTACTCTATAGTGTCACAGCTAAATAAGTTGGACTCAATGCAGAAATCCCAATTGGTACAGCTCGGATTCAAGTTCCTCCTCGAAATTAATCGCTCAGCTTGCTCATTGTCACACCAATGCTGGACAAAGCTCAGATGTCTGAACTTTGTCCATTTCTTTCATTGATAGACTGAACAATAGAGATGACCGTTTTCTTCAAAGTTCTCTTACAGTCTTAAAAATAAGGTGGAGTCGTCATTCCCGAGTCGATGCCGCCTTTCAGAAACTAGACATAGCTCAATTACTAAGGTGATCTTCAGCCCAAACCATAAATTATGCCTGTTGCTCGCGCCAAAGGTCAGGGGAAATCTAGAAAAAACCTAGATTTTTGAGACGCATCCTTCCTATGGCACCGACAACTCACACGCATCCAACGCCTTTTCCAAGCCTTCCTGGCTATGAGATCGTGGAGCAGTTGTATGCTGGGTCACGCACTCGGGTTTATCGAGCGGTGGAAGAGTCTAGCCAGCGTCCTGTCATCCTGAAATTTCTACAGCAGGAGTATCCCACCTTCGACGATCTGTTGCATTTTCGCAATCAATACACGATCGCCAAAGCCCTCAACCTGCCAGGGGTGATTCGTCCCTACAGTCTTGAACCCTATGGCAACAGCTATGTCTTAGTCATGGAAGATATCGGTGGGCTGTCGCTTCACGACTATGCTCGTCAGTCCGCGCTGTCCGTGTCTGAGGTCTTGACGATCGCGCTACAGCTGACGGAGATTCTACACGATTTGCACCAGCAGCGCGTCATTTACAAAGACCTCAAGCCTGCGAATATTCTGATTCAACCCACCTCGAAACAAGTCAAGCTGATCGACTTCAGCATCGCGTCACTCCTTCCTCGGGAAACCCAAGAAATCCAGAATCCGAACAGTTTAGAAGGAACGCTCGCTTACCTGTCTCCAGAGCAAACCGGGCGAATGAATCGGGGCATTGATTACCGCAGTGACTTCTATGCTTTTGGAGCCACCTTGTACGAACTGTTGACCGGACAACTCCCCTTTCAGTCCGATGACCCGATGGAACTCGTCTACAGTCATCTCGCTAAAGTCCCGAGTGCACCCCATGAACTCAATCCAGAGATCCCGATCACCGTGTCGGAAATCGTGCTGAAGCTCATGGCAAAAAATGCGGAAGACCGCTACCAAAGCGCCTTGGGTCTGAAGTATGACTTGGAAACTTGCCTACATCAACTGAAAGAAATCGGCACAGTGATACCTTTCGAGATTGGCACTCGCGATCGCTGAGATCGCTTCACCATTCCCGAAAAGCTCTATGGACGAGAAGCGGAAGTGCAAGACTTGCTCGATGCCTTCGATCGTGTTGCGCAGGGACAGACCGAATTAATGCTAGTCGCGGGATTCTCCGGAATTGGCAAAACTGCGGTCATCAACGAAGTGCATAAGCCGATTGTGCGACAACGCGGCTACTTCATCAAAGGCAAATTTGACCAATTCAATCGCAACATTCCCTTCTCTGCCTTTGTTCAAGCTTTCCGCGACTTGATGGCACAACTGCTCTCAGAATCAGATGAGCAACTGCACACCTGGAAATCCCGGATTCTTAAAGCTTTAGGCGAGAATGCTCAAGTCATTATTGAAGTGATTCCGGAACTCGAACGCATTCTTGGTGTGCAACCTCCTGCGCCAGAACTTTCTGGCACTGCGGCTCAGAATCGTTTTAATCTTCTGTTTCAGAAATTTATTCAGGTGTTTAGCACCTCAGAGCATCCTCTGGTTATGTTTCTGGATGACTTGCAGTGGGCAGATTCTGCTTCACTGAACTTTGTGAAGTTGTTAATGAGCCAAGCGAGTTCTGGCTATTTACTGATTCTGGGAGCTTATCGCGATAACGAAGTCTTCACAGCCCATCCCTTAATGCTGACCTTGGAAGAAATTCAGAAAGCACAAGCCACGATCAATAAAATTACCCTTGCTCCTCTGAGAGAAATGACGGTAAATCTGTTAGTGGCTGACACTTTGAGTTGCACTGATGACCTAGCACGTCCTCTCACGCAACTGATTTATCAAAAAACCCAAGGCAATCCCTTCTTTACGACGCAGTTTCTCAAAGCTCTTTATGAAGAGAGATGGATTACATTCCAGGCTAATTTGGGCTACTGGCAATGTGATTTAGCATCAATGCGGCAGTTAACACTTACCGATGATGTCGTGGAATTCATGGCGCAGCAGTTGCAGAAGCTGCCTGTGGAGACGCAGACTGTGTTAAAGTTTGCCGCTTGCATTGGCAACCAGTTTGATTTGAAAACCTTGGCAATCGTTGCAGAACAATCCTCGATCGAAACAGCAAGTCAGTTATGGAAGGCATTACAAGAAGGATTGATTCTCCCGATCAATGAAACCTACAAGTTCTTTCAATCGCAGGATCGAGATACGCAAGAGAACGAAGTTATTGTGATTTATAAATTCTTGCACGATCGAGTACAGCAAGCTGCTTATTCTCTCATTGCTGCTGGTCAGCAGCAGTCTACGCATCTAAAAATGGGGCAATTATTACTCCAGAATTCTTCTCAGCAGGAACGGGAAGACCGCCTCTTTGAAATTGCTAATCATCTTAATGTGGGCATTCCCTTGATCACACATCTGCCAGAACGGGAAAAACTGGCGGAGTTAAACGTAGCAGCGGGCCGCAAAGCGAAGACTTCGACAGCTTATGGAGCCTCGATCGCTTATCTGAGGATAGGAATTGAACTCTTGCCAGAAGCCGCGTGGGAGAGCCACTATCCACTAATGTTGGCACTGCATGAAGAAATTGCTGAAGCTAGCTATCTGAACACAGATTTTGAGCAGATGGAACAGTGGGCAGGCATCGTGTTGCACCATGCTAGAACTTTACTCGATACCATCAAAGTACAGCAAATCCGAATCATGGGAGCCAAAGTCCAAGGGCAATTCCTCGATTCAATCGCCGTTGGTTTACAGGTCTTAAAAGAATTAGGAATCGAATTTCCAGCCCAACCCACCCAAGCAGACATTGGACAAGCCTTTGGAGTAACGCGATCGCTTTGGGCAGATCAAGCACCTCAGCGTTTACTCGAACTGCCCGCAATGACTGATTCCCATCGATTAGCTACGATGGAAATTCTGACGGTATTGGTGTCTGCGGCTTACATGGCAGCACCGACCTTAATGCCCTTACTAATTTTCAAGCAAGTTGAATTATCCATCCAATTTGGGAACAGCCCGGTTTCTATCTTTACTTACGCAGACTACGGTTTGATTCTGAGTTGTGTGATCGGTGATATTGATAACGGGTATGAGTTTGGAGAGTTAGCGCTAAGTTTACTAGAACAACTACAAGCCAAACCCTTCAAGAGTCGTTCCTGGTATGTAGTTCATACTTACATCAAACATTGGAAAACCCATTTATCTAA is part of the Leptolyngbya boryana PCC 6306 genome and harbors:
- a CDS encoding sensor histidine kinase; its protein translation is MSLTTNEAERLANLLDEILLYSKPQVLQLAEIEINAFVQVLLMLLQSMPQAQERRIVFVPWDSPIYILGDAAKLKQVFINLIRNACEAVDPGSTILWTMSLLPEQLCLSIQNGGDPIALDSLPKLTQPFYSTKAEGTGLGLAIVKRIVEAHLGSLSITSSEPEGTIVQVQLPLQHQSYQTLVNQEAE
- a CDS encoding Crp/Fnr family transcriptional regulator, giving the protein MNFSNFDQLPTALQTVVTQQTLTIGQALFHKGEPADTVFVIQFGRIRLLHYTESGQIVNHYQVNPGELCAELVLFIETYACTAIAEELTQVLVFPKQAFLKALQQDSDLAIAFMAQMAYRLHLTKTMLEVRGIRSARERVLHYLRFVMPTDQNSVLLKQPLKSIAYDLGISPEVLSRTLTQLEIEEVILREKRRITLLE
- a CDS encoding serine/threonine protein kinase translates to MAPTTHTHPTPFPSLPGYEIVEQLYAGSRTRVYRAVEESSQRPVILKFLQQEYPTFDDLLHFRNQYTIAKALNLPGVIRPYSLEPYGNSYVLVMEDIGGLSLHDYARQSALSVSEVLTIALQLTEILHDLHQQRVIYKDLKPANILIQPTSKQVKLIDFSIASLLPRETQEIQNPNSLEGTLAYLSPEQTGRMNRGIDYRSDFYAFGATLYELLTGQLPFQSDDPMELVYSHLAKVPSAPHELNPEIPITVSEIVLKLMAKNAEDRYQSALGLKYDLETCLHQLKEIGTVIPFEIGTRDR